In a single window of the Bacillus clarus genome:
- a CDS encoding DUF3977 family protein, giving the protein MKYIEIGFGNRWFVRTETENQDGTEFEERGIVKPIYFESLYLRIWFRKTCLIFDSKEGFKKVQKKRNEYKFIFGIVSKV; this is encoded by the coding sequence ATGAAGTATATTGAAATTGGGTTTGGAAATAGATGGTTTGTCCGAACGGAAACTGAAAATCAAGATGGAACTGAATTTGAAGAAAGAGGAATTGTGAAACCTATTTACTTTGAGTCTTTATATTTACGAATTTGGTTTCGGAAAACTTGCCTAATTTTTGATTCGAAAGAAGGGTTCAAAAAAGTGCAAAAGAAGAGGAATGAGTATAAGTTTATTTTTGGCATTGTAAGTAAGGTATAA
- a CDS encoding sigma-54-dependent Fis family transcriptional regulator, which produces MLASPFYLHTWKKFVDEGVLDSDRINERISESWHRCKQANVNPHMNKGQNILTSFDFNEQKQKSDIFLDIALPHLQNMKEIIDELQMMALLIDPDGYVLLLSGNKQTLKRAKYINFIEGVKWTEADVGTNAIGTALEIEEAIMISGTEHYSVVSHSWSCAAAPIHNDDGKLIGVLDFSCPIEFSHPYMLGMVTSIAHAIERECSIRVHQNELHLIHRFLDVIDSDEQVVICNHRDVIVSASKRVREQVLNWSRMKLEDLLQNGMTTKLEVPVYSNDRMIGKCIYLKENKQANIYGSLQVNKGISFSGVVGTSIAFQHTLEEIKLVSPTDASVYVCGETGVGKECVARAIHENSSRKNGPFVAVNCGALPKELMESELFGYVEGAFTGARRQGYKGKFEQADGGTIFLDEIGEVPPEMQVALLRVLQERTITPIGGSKEISVNIRVITATHRDLLQLVEEGEFRQDLYYRLHVYPIYVPTLCERKEDIPYFIQDFCERKKWNIQIPTSICTQLLQHEWPGNIRELLNVLERIYILSQGREICEKQITFLLQTMQVKQKNLELKEGNNHEHTLTFREKIQRDSMVEALQKTKGNVSLAAKLLDVPRSTFYKRMQKFKL; this is translated from the coding sequence ATGTTAGCTTCACCGTTTTACTTACATACATGGAAAAAGTTTGTGGATGAAGGTGTCCTCGATTCAGACCGTATAAATGAAAGAATTTCAGAGTCATGGCATCGCTGCAAACAAGCAAACGTAAATCCTCATATGAATAAAGGTCAGAATATTTTAACTTCTTTTGATTTTAATGAACAAAAACAAAAGAGTGATATTTTCCTCGATATAGCATTACCCCATTTACAAAATATGAAAGAAATAATTGATGAATTGCAAATGATGGCATTATTAATTGATCCAGATGGTTATGTCCTTTTATTAAGTGGAAATAAGCAAACGTTAAAACGAGCGAAATATATTAATTTCATTGAAGGTGTGAAATGGACGGAAGCTGATGTTGGTACAAACGCGATTGGTACGGCGTTAGAAATTGAAGAAGCGATTATGATAAGCGGTACGGAACATTATTCTGTCGTATCTCATAGCTGGAGCTGTGCAGCAGCTCCCATTCATAATGATGATGGGAAATTAATTGGTGTGCTTGATTTCTCGTGCCCAATTGAATTTTCACATCCGTATATGCTCGGTATGGTCACTTCAATTGCACATGCGATTGAACGTGAATGTAGCATTCGTGTACATCAAAATGAACTGCATTTAATTCATCGATTTCTAGATGTAATTGATAGTGATGAACAAGTTGTCATTTGTAACCATCGTGATGTTATTGTTTCTGCAAGTAAGCGAGTGCGTGAGCAAGTTTTAAATTGGTCACGAATGAAATTAGAAGATTTATTACAGAATGGAATGACAACCAAATTAGAAGTACCTGTATATAGTAATGATAGAATGATAGGGAAATGTATTTATTTAAAAGAAAATAAACAGGCAAACATATATGGTTCCTTGCAAGTAAATAAAGGTATATCTTTCTCTGGTGTTGTTGGGACGAGCATAGCATTTCAGCATACATTAGAAGAAATTAAACTTGTTTCACCGACTGATGCAAGTGTATATGTATGCGGAGAAACAGGTGTGGGAAAGGAATGTGTCGCTAGAGCAATTCATGAAAATAGTTCGCGTAAAAATGGTCCCTTTGTAGCTGTTAACTGCGGAGCATTACCGAAAGAATTAATGGAAAGTGAATTATTCGGTTATGTTGAGGGAGCTTTTACAGGAGCTCGGCGTCAGGGCTATAAAGGAAAGTTTGAACAAGCGGATGGAGGAACAATCTTTTTAGATGAAATTGGAGAAGTTCCACCAGAAATGCAAGTAGCGCTTTTACGTGTTTTACAAGAACGGACCATAACGCCAATTGGAGGCTCCAAAGAAATCTCGGTAAATATTCGTGTCATTACTGCAACGCATAGAGATTTATTACAATTAGTAGAGGAAGGGGAATTTCGCCAAGATTTATATTATCGTTTACACGTTTATCCGATTTATGTACCCACTTTATGTGAAAGAAAAGAAGATATCCCATATTTTATACAAGACTTTTGTGAGCGGAAGAAATGGAATATTCAAATTCCCACTAGCATCTGTACCCAATTATTACAGCATGAATGGCCAGGAAATATTCGAGAATTGTTAAATGTATTAGAACGTATATACATTCTTTCGCAAGGACGGGAAATATGTGAAAAACAAATAACATTCTTATTACAAACGATGCAAGTAAAACAAAAGAATCTTGAATTAAAAGAAGGAAATAATCATGAGCATACACTCACTTTCCGCGAAAAAATACAACGGGATAGTATGGTTGAAGCGCTTCAAAAAACGAAAGGGAACGTTTCTCTTGCTGCAAAATTATTAGATGTGCCCCGCAGTACTTTTTATAAACGAATGCAAAAATTCAAGTTGTAA
- a CDS encoding NIPSNAP family protein, with product MFNNHFNYTNLPNQLKYGSRLIGRWMKENHDDTTEVFAIWEYDSYEDYVKIETNSRNDEMHVRRINDWYEQHGGKEYVFKEYILEIRNEALQSTVQ from the coding sequence ATATTTAACAATCATTTCAATTATACAAATTTACCTAATCAATTAAAATATGGTTCACGTCTAATAGGACGCTGGATGAAAGAGAATCATGATGATACTACTGAAGTATTCGCTATATGGGAATATGATAGTTATGAAGATTATGTGAAAATTGAAACAAACAGTAGAAATGATGAAATGCACGTTAGAAGAATAAATGATTGGTATGAACAACATGGTGGGAAAGAATATGTCTTTAAGGAATACATATTAGAAATACGAAATGAAGCGTTACAATCAACTGTACAGTGA
- a CDS encoding antibiotic biosynthesis monooxygenase family protein: protein MSNLLHTYKIPYYAVIFTSERTEGDNGYSVMAAKMDELASKQKGYLGVESARDSGLGITVSYWETLEDIATWKENAAHQIAQERGKREWYNKFVVRICKVERDYIFEM from the coding sequence ATGAGTAATTTATTACATACATATAAGATACCTTATTATGCGGTGATTTTTACTTCAGAACGAACGGAAGGAGATAACGGTTATAGTGTGATGGCAGCAAAAATGGATGAATTAGCAAGTAAACAAAAAGGATATTTAGGTGTCGAAAGTGCAAGAGATTCTGGTTTGGGTATTACTGTGTCTTACTGGGAAACACTCGAGGATATCGCTACTTGGAAAGAAAATGCTGCTCACCAAATTGCTCAAGAAAGAGGGAAAAGAGAATGGTATAACAAGTTTGTAGTACGCATATGTAAAGTGGAACGTGATTATATATTTGAAATGTAG
- a CDS encoding NIF family HAD-type phosphatase, translated as MLQALIFDMDGTLFQTDKILELSLDDTFNHLRSLRLWDTATPIDKYCEIMGVPLPKVWEALLPNHSNEVREQTDAYFLERLVENIRNGKGALYPNVEEVFRYLKEQNYSIYIASNGLMEYLQAIVSYYNLNNWVTETFSIQQIQTLDKGDLVKTIIKKYDIKKAAVVGDRLSDIHAAKDNGLFAIGCNFDFAKEDELAKADLVINDLMELKTILPEMKEVY; from the coding sequence ATGTTACAAGCACTGATCTTTGACATGGATGGAACTTTATTTCAAACAGACAAAATTTTAGAATTATCACTTGATGATACTTTTAATCATTTACGGTCACTAAGATTATGGGATACAGCAACTCCTATTGATAAATACTGTGAAATTATGGGGGTACCTTTACCGAAAGTGTGGGAGGCTTTGTTACCTAATCACTCCAATGAGGTAAGAGAGCAAACGGATGCTTATTTTCTGGAAAGATTAGTTGAAAATATAAGAAATGGGAAAGGTGCTTTATATCCTAATGTAGAGGAAGTTTTTCGTTATTTAAAAGAACAAAATTACTCTATTTACATAGCCAGTAATGGTCTAATGGAATATTTACAAGCAATTGTTAGTTATTATAATTTAAATAATTGGGTGACCGAGACATTTAGTATTCAACAAATACAAACGCTGGATAAAGGAGATTTAGTTAAAACGATTATAAAAAAATATGATATAAAAAAAGCAGCAGTAGTTGGGGATCGTTTATCTGATATACATGCAGCTAAAGATAATGGTTTATTTGCAATTGGATGTAATTTTGATTTTGCAAAGGAAGATGAACTTGCAAAGGCGGACTTAGTAATAAATGACTTAATGGAATTAAAAACAATTTTGCCTGAAATGAAAGAGGTTTACTAA
- the lpdA gene encoding dihydrolipoyl dehydrogenase, with protein sequence MSKLVVIGGGPAGYVAAITAAQNGKEVILVDEAELGGTCLNVGCIPTKSLLESAEVHDIVDKANEYGISVDKGSVSIDWKQIQTRKAKIVTQLVQGIQYLMKKNKIKVIKGKAKFETDHRLRVVHGNKEEVVDGAQFIIAAGSEPTELPFAPFDGKWILNSSHAMSLKNIPASLFIVGGGVIGCEFASIYSRLGTKVTIVEMATQLLPGEDEDIASILREKLEKDGVEIFTGTALKELNNYKKQALFEYNGCTREVQPDHVLISVGRKPRVNGLSLKKAGVQFSNKGITVNEHMQTNVPHIYAAGDIIGGIQLAHVAFHEGVTAALHASGVAVQANYHAVPRCIYTAPEIASVGLTEKGARERYGDILIGEFPFTANGKALILGEQTGKVKVIVEPKYQEIIGISIIGPRATEMIGQGTVMIHTEVTADMMRDYIAAHPTLSEAIHEALLKAVGHA encoded by the coding sequence ATGAGTAAATTAGTTGTAATTGGAGGCGGTCCTGCTGGGTATGTAGCAGCCATCACCGCTGCTCAAAATGGGAAAGAAGTCATTCTTGTTGATGAAGCAGAACTAGGTGGAACATGTTTAAATGTCGGGTGTATACCTACAAAATCATTGCTAGAAAGTGCTGAGGTACATGATATTGTGGATAAAGCGAACGAGTATGGGATATCAGTTGATAAAGGAAGCGTATCAATTGATTGGAAACAAATACAGACGAGAAAAGCAAAAATCGTTACTCAGCTCGTACAAGGTATTCAGTATTTAATGAAGAAAAATAAAATTAAAGTTATAAAAGGAAAAGCGAAATTTGAAACGGATCATCGTTTACGAGTTGTGCATGGTAATAAAGAAGAAGTGGTAGATGGTGCCCAATTTATTATCGCGGCGGGCTCAGAGCCTACTGAATTGCCTTTTGCTCCGTTCGATGGAAAATGGATATTAAATAGTAGTCATGCGATGTCGCTTAAAAACATACCAGCTTCATTATTTATCGTTGGCGGCGGTGTAATAGGTTGCGAGTTTGCAAGTATATATAGCCGTCTTGGGACGAAAGTAACGATTGTTGAAATGGCAACACAATTATTACCTGGTGAAGATGAAGATATCGCAAGTATTTTAAGAGAAAAATTAGAAAAAGACGGTGTAGAAATTTTCACAGGAACAGCTTTAAAAGAATTAAACAACTATAAAAAGCAAGCATTGTTTGAATATAATGGATGTACCCGTGAAGTGCAACCAGATCATGTTCTCATTTCTGTTGGTAGAAAGCCACGTGTGAATGGATTAAGTTTAAAAAAGGCTGGAGTCCAATTTTCAAATAAAGGGATTACTGTAAATGAGCATATGCAAACGAACGTACCACACATTTACGCAGCTGGTGATATTATTGGCGGAATCCAGCTTGCTCATGTAGCCTTTCATGAAGGAGTAACAGCAGCACTACATGCAAGTGGAGTAGCGGTACAAGCAAATTACCATGCTGTTCCGCGCTGTATTTATACAGCTCCAGAAATCGCAAGTGTCGGTTTAACAGAAAAAGGAGCTAGAGAGCGATATGGTGACATCCTCATTGGGGAATTTCCATTTACAGCAAACGGAAAAGCACTTATTTTAGGAGAACAAACGGGTAAAGTAAAAGTCATTGTGGAACCGAAGTATCAAGAGATTATAGGAATCTCAATTATTGGTCCTCGTGCAACAGAAATGATCGGACAAGGAACGGTGATGATTCATACAGAAGTAACAGCTGATATGATGAGAGATTATATTGCCGCGCATCCAACTTTATCTGAAGCGATTCATGAAGCCCTACTAAAGGCAGTGGGACATGCTTGA
- a CDS encoding dihydrolipoamide acetyltransferase family protein, whose protein sequence is MAVEVVMPKLGMAMKEGIVTNWNIKTGDNVTKGELIASINSEKIETEIEAPADGTVLDIAVGEDQGVPPGTVICYIGKPNEEVSVHEEVPATKDVAPKETAPQSVQHPEPYAKGGTKQRVKISPVAKKIAKAENLDITTLIGTGPGGRITKVDVLKALEEKVAIPEVIEKEESKEIPVTGMRKAIATWMHTSLQNSAQLTLTMKVDVTDLIALHKNMAEVVQKRYENTLTITDFVSRAVVLALGEHKDMNSAYINDTIYQFEHVHLGIAVALEKGLVVPAIRFANNLSLVELSQEIKKAALKAREGCLSSDDMHGTTFTISNLGSFGIEYFTPVLNTPETGILGVGAIEHVPVYRGEELQKGSMLPLSLTFDHCVLDGAPAAAFLQAIKQYLEEPVTILL, encoded by the coding sequence ATGGCTGTTGAAGTTGTAATGCCGAAATTAGGAATGGCGATGAAAGAAGGAATTGTAACAAATTGGAATATTAAAACGGGAGATAATGTTACGAAAGGTGAGTTAATTGCTAGCATTAACTCAGAAAAAATAGAAACGGAAATAGAAGCACCAGCTGATGGGACTGTACTAGATATAGCTGTAGGAGAAGATCAAGGTGTTCCGCCTGGCACTGTTATTTGCTATATTGGTAAACCGAATGAAGAAGTATCGGTGCACGAAGAAGTGCCTGCTACTAAGGACGTTGCACCGAAAGAAACAGCGCCTCAAAGTGTACAGCATCCAGAACCGTATGCGAAAGGAGGAACGAAGCAAAGAGTAAAAATTTCTCCAGTAGCGAAAAAAATTGCGAAAGCTGAAAATCTTGATATTACTACTTTAATAGGAACGGGTCCTGGAGGAAGAATTACGAAGGTAGATGTATTAAAGGCACTTGAAGAAAAAGTAGCTATTCCAGAAGTAATTGAAAAAGAAGAAAGTAAAGAAATTCCTGTTACTGGTATGCGTAAAGCAATTGCTACTTGGATGCATACAAGCTTACAAAATAGTGCGCAATTAACATTAACGATGAAGGTAGATGTTACAGATTTAATTGCTTTACATAAAAATATGGCTGAAGTTGTACAAAAACGATATGAAAATACATTAACAATTACAGATTTTGTCTCTCGTGCTGTTGTATTAGCACTTGGTGAACATAAAGACATGAACAGTGCTTATATAAATGATACAATTTATCAATTTGAGCATGTTCATTTAGGAATAGCAGTCGCATTAGAAAAAGGGTTAGTCGTTCCGGCAATCCGCTTTGCAAACAATTTATCTTTAGTAGAGCTATCTCAAGAAATTAAAAAGGCTGCATTAAAAGCAAGAGAAGGTTGTTTAAGTAGCGATGATATGCATGGGACGACATTTACAATTAGTAATTTAGGAAGCTTTGGAATTGAATATTTCACACCGGTATTAAATACACCTGAAACTGGTATTTTAGGTGTAGGGGCAATTGAACATGTCCCCGTATACCGAGGTGAGGAATTACAAAAAGGAAGCATGTTGCCTTTAAGTTTAACATTCGATCATTGTGTATTAGACGGTGCACCAGCAGCTGCATTTTTACAGGCAATTAAACAATATTTAGAAGAACCTGTAACGATTCTTTTATAA
- the acoB gene encoding acetoin:2,6-dichlorophenolindophenol oxidoreductase subunit beta yields MTRTVSMSTAINEAMKLSMRRDENVILIGEDVAGGAQVDHLQDDEAWGGVLGVTKGLVQEFGRNRILDTPISEAGYMGAAMAAAATGLRPIAELMFNDFIGSCLDQVLNQGAKFRYMFGGKAKVPVTIRTMHGAGFSAAAQHSQSLYALFTSIPGIKVVVPSTPYDAKGLLLAAIEDDDPVIFFEDKTLYNMKGEVPEGYYTIPLGKADIKREGSDVTIVAIGKQVHTALAAAEQLTKKGLEVEVIDPRSLSPFDEDTILSSVEKTNRLIVIDEANPRCSIAADIAAIVADKGFDFLDAPIKRITAPHTPVPFSPPLEKLYLPTPEKVIETVSEMIGDRSLLNV; encoded by the coding sequence ATGACTAGAACAGTAAGTATGTCAACTGCAATTAATGAAGCGATGAAATTATCAATGCGACGTGATGAAAATGTCATTTTAATAGGGGAGGACGTTGCTGGTGGTGCACAAGTTGATCACTTGCAAGATGATGAAGCGTGGGGCGGTGTTCTCGGTGTTACGAAAGGACTCGTACAAGAGTTTGGCCGTAATCGTATTTTAGATACACCAATCTCTGAAGCTGGTTATATGGGAGCGGCAATGGCTGCTGCTGCAACAGGATTACGTCCAATTGCTGAATTAATGTTTAATGATTTTATCGGAAGCTGTCTTGATCAAGTGTTAAACCAAGGTGCGAAATTCCGTTATATGTTTGGCGGGAAAGCAAAAGTACCGGTTACAATTCGTACGATGCACGGGGCTGGATTTAGTGCAGCAGCACAGCATTCTCAAAGTTTATATGCTTTATTTACTAGTATTCCAGGGATTAAAGTTGTCGTTCCTTCGACACCGTATGATGCGAAAGGCTTATTATTGGCTGCAATTGAAGATGATGATCCAGTAATCTTCTTTGAAGATAAAACACTTTACAATATGAAAGGCGAAGTTCCAGAAGGTTATTACACAATTCCATTAGGAAAAGCAGATATAAAACGAGAAGGCTCCGACGTTACAATCGTAGCAATTGGAAAACAAGTGCATACTGCACTCGCTGCTGCTGAACAATTAACGAAAAAAGGATTGGAAGTAGAAGTAATTGATCCACGTTCTTTATCACCGTTTGATGAAGATACAATTTTATCATCTGTTGAAAAAACAAATCGTCTTATCGTCATTGATGAAGCAAATCCAAGATGTAGTATCGCGGCCGATATAGCTGCAATTGTAGCAGATAAAGGTTTTGATTTTTTAGATGCGCCAATTAAACGAATTACAGCGCCACATACACCTGTTCCATTCTCACCACCACTTGAAAAGTTATACTTGCCAACACCAGAGAAAGTAATTGAAACAGTATCTGAAATGATTGGGGACCGTTCATTATTAAATGTGTAA
- the acoA gene encoding acetoin:2,6-dichlorophenolindophenol oxidoreductase subunit alpha has protein sequence MLKTTENKGNEITKEQARWMYEKMLEIRKFEDKVHELFAQGVLPGFVHLYAGEEAVAVGVCAHLTNSDSITSTHRGHGHCIAKGCDLNGMMAELFGKATGLCKGKGGSMHIADLDKGMLGANGIVGGGFPLACGSALTAKYKGTKDVSVCFFGDGANNEGTFHEGVNLAAIWKLPVIFIVENNGYGEATTFEYASSCDSIADRAKAYNIPGVQVDGKDLLAVYKAAEEAVERARNGEGPTIIECMTYRNYGHFEGEAQTYKTSEEKEEHLNEKDAIVNFRKHLIHEDLLTESELVDMEKAVDEAVQQSIEFSENSPYPADEELLKDVYVSYK, from the coding sequence ATGTTAAAAACAACTGAAAATAAAGGGAATGAAATTACGAAAGAGCAGGCTCGTTGGATGTATGAAAAGATGTTAGAGATTCGTAAGTTTGAAGATAAGGTGCATGAATTGTTCGCACAAGGTGTTTTGCCAGGTTTCGTTCATTTATATGCTGGGGAAGAAGCAGTAGCAGTTGGTGTGTGTGCCCATTTAACAAATAGTGATAGTATTACAAGTACACATAGAGGTCATGGTCATTGTATCGCAAAAGGTTGTGATTTAAATGGTATGATGGCTGAACTTTTTGGTAAAGCAACTGGATTATGCAAAGGCAAAGGCGGATCGATGCACATTGCCGATTTAGATAAAGGAATGCTTGGTGCAAACGGAATTGTTGGAGGCGGCTTTCCGCTTGCTTGCGGTTCAGCATTAACAGCTAAATATAAAGGCACAAAAGATGTAAGCGTTTGCTTTTTTGGTGATGGCGCAAACAACGAAGGAACATTCCATGAAGGGGTTAATTTAGCGGCAATTTGGAAGTTACCAGTTATTTTTATCGTTGAAAATAATGGTTACGGTGAAGCGACTACATTTGAATATGCTTCAAGCTGTGATTCCATTGCTGATCGTGCAAAAGCTTATAACATTCCGGGTGTTCAAGTAGATGGAAAAGATCTTTTAGCAGTATATAAAGCAGCTGAAGAAGCGGTGGAACGTGCTCGTAATGGTGAAGGACCAACAATAATTGAATGTATGACATATCGTAACTACGGTCATTTTGAAGGAGAAGCACAAACATATAAAACTTCGGAAGAAAAAGAAGAACATTTAAATGAAAAAGATGCGATTGTGAATTTCCGTAAGCATTTAATTCATGAAGATTTATTAACAGAATCTGAACTTGTTGATATGGAAAAAGCAGTAGATGAAGCGGTGCAACAATCAATTGAATTTAGTGAAAATAGTCCATATCCAGCTGATGAAGAATTATTAAAAGATGTATACGTTTCTTACAAATAA
- a CDS encoding DinB family protein → MFHVKDVLADQLLANANDPSWYIPFSDAVKGLSEEEAFWKPSEESNSIAEIVQHLLYWNTTWQIRYKESNVNAVPAIGDNNKSFIVSGNQTFEDLREQLLGKLLQWQDLLNENKVESDVIGLPVSAKWWEVLANVTTHNAYHIGQIIYIRKLQKNLY, encoded by the coding sequence GTGTTTCATGTTAAAGATGTTTTAGCAGATCAGCTGTTAGCAAATGCGAATGATCCTAGTTGGTATATTCCATTTTCAGACGCAGTTAAGGGTTTGTCTGAGGAAGAAGCTTTTTGGAAACCTAGTGAAGAGAGTAATAGTATTGCCGAAATTGTGCAACATTTACTTTATTGGAATACAACGTGGCAAATAAGGTACAAGGAATCAAATGTTAATGCCGTTCCAGCTATTGGAGATAATAACAAAAGTTTCATAGTATCAGGGAATCAAACATTTGAAGATTTAAGAGAACAATTATTAGGAAAACTGCTACAATGGCAAGATCTATTAAATGAAAACAAAGTTGAAAGCGACGTGATTGGATTACCTGTTTCTGCGAAGTGGTGGGAGGTACTAGCAAATGTAACAACGCATAATGCATATCACATAGGTCAAATTATTTACATTCGGAAATTACAGAAGAACTTGTACTAA
- a CDS encoding oxidoreductase, translated as MNKKIAVITGASSGFGLLTTLELARKDYFVIATMRNLDKQVGLISKATAQNLQQNIKVQQLDVTDQNSIHNFQQFLKEIKKVDLLINNAGYANGGFVEEVPVEEYRKQFETNLFGAISITQIALPYMRKQKSGKIINISSISGQVGFPGLSPYVSSKYALEGWSESLRLEVKPFGIDVVLIEPGSYNTNIWEVGKQLAENQPETPSPYKEYMDKIQKHINNGSDTFGNPIDVANKIVEIAETKRTALRYPIGKGVKFMIFAKKILPWRLWEFLVLRSFRKM; from the coding sequence ATGAATAAAAAAATTGCAGTTATTACAGGGGCATCAAGTGGATTCGGACTGTTAACTACACTTGAACTCGCTAGAAAAGATTATTTTGTTATCGCTACTATGCGAAATCTTGATAAGCAAGTGGGCTTAATATCCAAAGCTACTGCCCAAAACTTACAACAAAATATAAAAGTACAGCAATTAGATGTAACAGATCAAAATTCTATTCATAACTTCCAACAGTTTTTAAAAGAAATAAAGAAAGTAGATCTTCTCATAAATAATGCAGGATATGCGAATGGTGGATTTGTAGAAGAGGTTCCAGTAGAGGAATACCGTAAACAATTTGAAACGAATCTTTTTGGAGCTATATCAATCACGCAAATAGCCTTACCATATATGAGAAAACAAAAAAGTGGAAAAATCATTAATATAAGCAGTATTAGCGGTCAAGTTGGATTCCCTGGCTTATCCCCTTATGTTTCTTCAAAATATGCATTAGAGGGCTGGAGTGAATCACTTCGCCTAGAAGTAAAACCTTTCGGGATAGATGTTGTATTAATCGAACCTGGTTCTTATAACACGAACATATGGGAAGTCGGTAAACAACTAGCTGAAAACCAACCTGAAACACCCTCTCCCTATAAAGAATATATGGATAAAATACAAAAGCACATTAATAATGGCAGCGATACGTTTGGTAATCCGATAGATGTAGCAAATAAAATTGTTGAAATTGCTGAGACAAAACGTACAGCATTACGATATCCAATTGGAAAAGGTGTAAAATTTATGATCTTTGCGAAGAAGATTCTTCCGTGGAGATTGTGGGAATTCCTTGTTTTGAGGAGTTTTAGAAAGATGTAA
- a CDS encoding PP2C family serine/threonine-protein phosphatase encodes MSMHTTNHTQFSWVGSREMCLGEVSVKQYGDIVLGKYGGNISAGAKKNEDGAIVFSNDNWELAVILDGHNSAESVGLVVNTIQTEYENIKDIMKEPIETVFRSIENHILTVFQSHSFKEECQRVKGETACLLCVRKENYIWWLSIGDCLVYVFHEELHKLGQHALNQRHFYEWIGNVNTFSLPVPCYSSGIRELRTGKNRIVMVTDGVLECGERRYDNPSNLYKDMSENKKKLKECVRNVLEHVHHQLGRDSATIISWDYENDSYATYPSNQPEKIKMRK; translated from the coding sequence ATGAGTATGCATACAACAAATCATACACAATTTTCATGGGTTGGAAGTAGGGAAATGTGTTTAGGTGAAGTTTCAGTTAAGCAATATGGTGATATCGTACTTGGTAAATATGGAGGGAATATAAGTGCGGGAGCCAAAAAGAATGAGGACGGGGCAATAGTTTTCTCAAATGATAATTGGGAACTTGCGGTTATATTAGATGGACATAATAGTGCGGAAAGTGTGGGTTTAGTAGTAAACACAATCCAAACAGAATATGAAAATATAAAAGATATCATGAAAGAGCCAATTGAAACAGTGTTTCGATCGATTGAAAATCATATACTTACAGTTTTTCAATCACATTCATTTAAAGAAGAGTGTCAAAGAGTAAAAGGTGAAACAGCTTGCTTGTTATGTGTAAGAAAAGAAAATTATATATGGTGGCTTTCTATTGGGGATTGCCTAGTTTATGTATTTCATGAAGAGTTACATAAACTAGGACAGCATGCATTAAACCAACGTCATTTTTATGAATGGATTGGAAATGTAAACACATTTTCTTTACCAGTTCCTTGTTATTCTTCAGGAATTCGCGAACTACGTACAGGGAAAAATCGAATCGTAATGGTAACAGACGGTGTATTAGAATGCGGAGAACGACGTTATGACAATCCATCAAATTTGTATAAAGATATGAGTGAAAATAAGAAAAAACTAAAAGAATGTGTTCGGAATGTATTAGAGCACGTTCATCATCAATTAGGACGAGATAGTGCGACAATTATAAGTTGGGACTACGAGAATGATTCGTATGCTACGTATCCGAGTAATCAACCAGAAAAAATTAAAATGAGAAAATAA